One region of Pan paniscus chromosome 5, NHGRI_mPanPan1-v2.0_pri, whole genome shotgun sequence genomic DNA includes:
- the ZNF318 gene encoding zinc finger protein 318, which translates to MYRSSARSSVSSHRPKDDGGGGPRSGRSSGSSSGPARRSSPPPPPSGSSSRTPARRPRSPSGHRGRRASPSPPRGRRVSPSPPRARRGSPSPPRGRRLFPPGPAGFRGSSRGESRADYARDGRGDHPGDSGSRRRSPGLRSDSLEKSLRITVGNDHFCVSTPERRRLSDRLGSPVDNLEDMDRDDLTDDSVFTRSSQCSRGLERYISQEEGPLSPFLGQLDEDYRTKETFLHRSDYSPHISCHDELLRGTERNREKLKGYSIRSEERSREAKRPRYDDTVKINSMGGDHPSFTSGTRNYRQRRRSPSPRFLDPEFRELDLARRKREEEEERSRSLSQELVGVDGGGTGCSIPGLSGVLTAPEPGYSLHRPEEVSVMPKKSILKKRIEVDIMEPSMQLESFSSSTSSSQDHPLYSGHPSLPLSGAIAAFASEIENKGTMVETALKEPQGNLYQWGPLPGIPKDNSPLREKFGSFLCHKDNLDLKAEGPERHTDFLLPHERASQDGSGFSRILSMLADSTSTQEKRRRSFPDIEDEEKFLYGDEEEDLKAESLPKPLGSSESEVMRQKASSLPSSAPAVKLESLEETNPEYAKIHDLLKTIGLDIGVAEISQLAARTQERLHGKKPSLRSSADRRSSVDRYFSADHCSSVDHRFSADRCSSVDHCFSADRRSSDPHRLESREAHHSNTHSPEVSHPHPPSPVDPYLLTKNSPPFLKSDHPVGHISGPEVVGSGFQSSVAVRCVLPSAPSAPIRLPHTAALSQFHMPRASQFAAARIPPNYQGPAIPPASFDAYRHYMAYAASRWPMYPTSQPSNHPVPEPHRIMPITKQATRSRPNLRVIPTVTPDKPKQKESLRGSIPAAQVPVQVSIPSLIRYNPEKISDEKNRASQKQKVIEEREKLKNDREARQKKMYYLRTELERLHKQQGEMLRKKRREKDGHKDPLLVEVSRLQDNIMKDIAELRQEAEEAEKKQSELDKVAQILGINIFDKSQKSLSDSREPTEKPGKAEKSKSPEKVSSFSNSSSNKESKVNNEKFRTKSPKPAESPQSATKQLDQPTAAYEYYDAGNHWCKDCNTICGTMFDFFTHMHNKKHTQTLDPYNRPWASKTQSEAKQDAIKRTDKITVPAKGSEFLVPISGFYCQLCEEFLGDPISGEQHVKGHQHNEKYKKYVDENPLYEERRNLDRQAGLAVVLETERRRQSELKRKLSEKPKEEKKEKKAKAVKEVKEDDKVSEKLEDQLSEGRNSPEKAENKRNTGIKLQLKEEVKKESPTSSSFGKFSWKKPEKEEEKSSVVTPSISKEEIVESSKDKEDGKTEAGKAKPIKIKLSGKTVVAHTSPWMPVVTTSTQTKIRPNLPIPSTVLRKSCSATMSKPAPLNTFLSIKSSGTTAKPLPVVKESSADLLLPPDIISKAFGGEEVILKGSPEEKVVLAEKSEPSHLPEQILPPPPPPPPPPPPPPPVIPHPAAPSAAQANAILAPVKSNPVVSQTLSPGFVGPNILNPVLPVAIMASTQPAAIPSDETAPGVSESDRDQTLFSVLVRPPPPLSSVFSEQAKKLEKRNSCLATANAKDLYDIFYSSGGKGAPETKLSGGPLANGENSNLSRTKSSDTSSTSPLNSSASQEELHQDEGLIAAPIVSNSEKPIAKTLVALGKWSVVEHVDPKSTGSTYGFLQPLTRLCQSRPYETITPKTDTLAIWTSSSFQSDTSRDISPEKKSELDLGEPGPPGVEPPPQLLDIQCKESQKLVEIHLRESVNQDKESQELRKSEDCRESEIEANTELKERVKELSEGIVDEGASTSIGPHSIDDSNLNHGNRYMWEGEVKQPNLLMIDKEAEQSNKLMTGSETPSKVVIKLSPQACSFTKAKLDSFLSEARSLLNPQDTPVKISAPELLLHSPARSAMCLTGSPQEQGVSVVSEEGLENSAPESASRTSRYRSLKLKRERSKDFQVKKIYELAVWDENKKRPETWESPEKPKAEALELQDVHPELTVTIESKALEDFEATDLKVEELTALGNLGDMPVDFCTTRVSPAHRSPTALCQKVCEENSVSPIGCNSSDPTDFKPIPSFSGFPLDSPKTLVLDFETEGERNSPNPRSVRIPSPNILKTGLTENVDRGLGGLEGTHQALDLLAGGMMPEEVKESSQLDKQESLGLELKTINSAGLGPSPCLPDLVDFVTRTSGVQKDKLCSPLSEPGDPSKCSSLELGPLQLEISNASTTEVAILQVDDDSGNPLNLVKAPVSRSPPREQVIEDDMVPQGMPEQETTVGAIQDHTESSVHN; encoded by the exons ggATGACCTGACTGATGATTCTGTCTTCACTCGAAGCTCCCAGTGCTCTCGAGGTCTTGAGCGATATATTTCCCAGGAGGAAGGGCCTCTCAGTCCCTTCTTGGGACAACTTGATGAGGACTACCGAACAAAAGAAACTTTCCTGCATCGATCTGATTATAGTCCCCATATCAGTTGTCATGATGAGCTGTTGCGGGGAACAGAACGGAATCGAGAAAAACTCAAAGGCTACTCTATACGATCTGAAGAAAGGAGCCGGGAGGCCAAAAGACCCCGTTATGATGACACAGTGAAGATAAACAGCATGGGAGGGGATCACCCAAGTTTTACATCAGGAACTCGCAACTATCGACAGCGTAGAAGAAGCCCAAGTCCTAGGTTTCTCGACCCTGAGTTTCGAGAACTGGATCTTGCCAGACGAAAgcgagaggaagaggaggagcgaAGTAGGAGCTTGAGTCAGGAGCTGGTTGGAGTTGATGGTGGTGGTACTGGCTGTTCCATCCCTGGATTGTCAGGTGTCCTAACAGCACCGGAGCCAGGATATTCTTTGCATCGGCCTGAGGAAGTATCTGTGATGCCCAAGAAATCCATTTTGAAGAAGCGGATTGAGGTGGACATAATGGAGCCCTCCATGCAG CTTGAGAGTTTTTCCAGCAGTACCAGCTCCAGCCAGGATCACCCTCTCTACTCTGGGCACCCATCCCTTCCACTAAGTGGTGCTATTGCTGCTTTTGCCTCAGAGATTGAAAACAAGGGGACTATGGTAGAGACTGCCTTGAAGGAACCTCAGGGCAACCTCTACCAATGGGGTCCCCTTCCTGGGATTCCCAAAGACAACAGTCCTCTCAGAGAAAAATTTGGAAGTTTTCTATGCCACAAGGATAATTTGGATTTGAAGGCCGAGGGACCTGAGCGACACACAGACTTCCTGCTGCCCCATGAGAGAGCTAGCCAGGATGGCAGTGGTTTTTCCCGCATTCTGAGCATGTTGGCTGATTCTACCAGTACACAGGAAAAAAGGCGACGTAGCTTTCCCGACATTGAAGATGAGGAGAAATTTCTCTATGGGGATGAAGAAGAGGATTTAAAGGCAGAATCCCTACCAAAGCCCCTTGGGAGCTCTGAGAGTGAAGTTATGAGGCAGAAGGCAAGCTCCCTGCCATCTTCAGCTCCAGCTGTAAAGCTAGAATCACTAGAAGAGACCAATCCAGAATATGCGAAGATCCATGACTTGCTCAAGACAATAGGGCTGGATATTGGAGTAGCAGAGATTAGTCAATTGGCTGCACGCACCCAGGAACGACTTCATGGCAAGAAGCCATCATTACGCTCCTCAGCTGACCGCCGTTCCTCAGTTGACCGATACTTTTCAGCTGACCACTGTTCCTCAGTTGACCACCGCTTCTCAGCTGACCGCTGTTCCTCAGTTGACCACTGCTTCTCAGCTGATCGACGTTCCTCAGATCCCCACAGACTAGAGAGCAGGGAGGCACATCATAGCAATACCCACTCTCCAGAGGTGTCCCATCCACACCCACCTTCTCCTGTGGATCCTTACCTGCTCACAAAAAACAGCCCTCCATTCCTAAAGTCTGACCATCCAGTGGGTCATATTTCAGGACCAGAGGTGGTTGGTAGTGGGTTTCAGTCATCTGTTGCAGTCAGGTGCGTGTTGCCATCAGCCCCATCTGCCCCAATTAGACTTCCACACACTGCTGCTTTATCTCAGTTTCACATGCCAAGGGCCTCTCAGTTTGCTGCAGCTCGGATACCTCCAAACTACCAGGGACCTGCCATTCCCCCTGCCTCTTTTGATGCCTATAGGCACTACATGGCATATGCAGCCTCAAGATGGCCCATGTATCCCACCTCTCAACCATCAAACCACCCTGTACCTGAACCACACAGGATAATGCCAATAACCAAACAAGCTACTCGTAGCCGTCCCAATCTTCGTGTGATCCCCACTGTGACTCCTGATAAGCCTAAGCAGAAAGAGTCTCTGCGAGGCTCAATTCCTGCGGCCCAAGTGCCTGTCCAGGTGTCCATTCCATCACTCATAAGATATAATCCAGAGAAGATCTCTGATGAGAAGAACCGTGCTTCCCAGAAGCAAAAG GTTATTGAAGAGAGGGAAAAACTAAAGAATGACCGGGAAGCCCGCCAGAAGAAGATGTACTATCTTAGGACCGAGTTAGAGCGGCTTCATAAACAACAAG GAGAAATGCTGCGCAAGAAACGAAGGGAGAAGGATGGCCACAAAGATCCTCTCTTGGTGGAGGTGAGTCGGCTTCAGGATAACATTATGAAGGACATTGCAGAGCTACGGCAAGAGGCAGAAGAGGCAGAAAAGAAGCAATCTGAACTGGACAAAGTGGCTCAGATCTTGGGAATTAACATCTTTGATAAATCCCAGAAGTCTTTAAGTGACAGTAGAGAGCCTACAGAGAAGCCTGGGAAAGCAGAAAAATCTAAGAGCCCAGAAAAAGTGTCATCGTTCTCAAACTCCTCCTCCAACAAG GAATCAAAAGTAAACAATGAGAAGTTTCGTACTAAGAGCCCCAAGCCTGCCGAAAGCCCCCAGTCAGCCACTAAGCAGTTGGATCAGCCCACTGCTGCTTATGAGTATTATGATGCTGGCAATCACTGGTGCAAAGACTGCAACACCATCTGTGGGACCATGTTTGATTTCTTCACTCATATGCACAATAAGAAGCACACACAG ACACTGGATCCCTACAACAGACCTTGGGCTTCAAAGACCCAGAGTGAGGCCAAGCAAGATGCCATAAAGCGCACTGACAAGATAACTGTTCCTGCAAAAG GCTCTGAGTTTCTGGTTCCCATCAGTGGATTTTATTGCCAGCTCTGTGAGGAATTTTTGGGGGATCCAATTTCTGGGGAGCAACATGTGAAGGGTCACCAACACAATGAGAAATACAAG AAATATGTGGATGAAAACCCATTATATGAGGAGCGGCGGAATCTGGACCGCCAAGCTGGCTTGGCTGTGGTCCTAGAGACAGAACGGCGACGGCAGAGTGAGCTAAAGCGCAAACTTAGTGAGAAAccaaaggaggagaagaaagaaaaaaaggcaaaggctGTGAAAGAAGTAAAGGAGGATGACAAGGTCTCTGAGAAATTAGAAGACCAACTCTCTGAGGGTAGGAACTCCCCtgaaaaagctgaaaataaaaggaacacTGGCATCAAACTCCAGTTAAAAGAAGAGGTAAAGAAGGAATCACCAACAtcatcttcttttgggaaattcAGCTGgaagaagccagaaaaagaagaggagaaaagttCAGTGGTGACCCCAAGTATCTCTAAAGAAGAGATTGTAGAAAGTAGTAAGGACAAAGAGGATGGCAAAACTGAAGCTGGGAAGGCAAAGCCTATCAAAATCAAGCTCTCTGGGAAAACTGTTGTTGCACATACCAGCCCTTGGATGCCTGTTGTGACAACTTCCACACAGACTAAGATCCGACCCAACCTGCCTATTCCATCCACAGTACTCCGCAAGTCATGTTCAGCCACAATGAGCAAGCCAGCTCCTCTTAACACCTTTCTGTCTATTAAGTCCTCTGGAACCACTGCTAAACCTCTGCCAGTGGTTAAAGAGTCTTCAGCTGATCTCCTCTTACCTCCAGACATCATCTCCAAAGCATTTGGAGGGGAAGAGGTGATTCTAAAAGGGTCTCCAGAGGAAAAAGTGGTGTTGGCTGAAAAGAGTGAGCCATCTCATTTACCTGAACAAATACTACCACCTCCtccaccacccccacctccaccacctccaccaccccccGTTATACCTCATCCAGCTGCCCCGTCTGCTGCTCAAGCAAATGCTATCTTGGCTCCAGTAAAATCAAACCCAGTTGTATCTCAGACTCTCAGCCCTGGCTTCGTGGGTCCTAACATTTTGAACCCAGTGTTGCCTGTAGCCATCATGGCCTCAACACAGCCAGCTGCCATTCCTTCTGATGAGACAGCTCCTGGGGTGAGTGAGAGTGACCGAGACCAGACCCTGTTCTCTGTGTTAGTACGTCCTCCACCACCCCTCTCAAGTGTGTTCAGTGAACAAGCCAAAAAATTAGAGAAGCGAAATTCATGCTTAGCCACAGCCAATGCTAAGGACCTGTATGACATATTCTATAGTAGTGGTGGAAAGGGGGCCCCTGAGACTAAGCTAAGTGGTGGTCCATTGGCCAATGGGGAAAATAGCAACCTCTCTAGAACCAAAAGTTCAGACACCTCTTCTACTTCTCCTTTGAACAGCAGTGCATCCCAAGAGGAGTTGCATCAAGATGAGGGTTTGATCGCTGCTCCTATAGTTAGCAACTCTGAAAAGCCCATTGCAAAAACTCTGGTGGCCCTAGGGAAATGGTCAGTTGTAGAACATGTAGACCCAAAAAGCACAGGCAGCACCTATGGCTTCCTACAGCCTCTGACAAGGTTGTGCCAAAGCAGGCCTTATGAAACAATTACCCCAAAGACAGACACTTTGGCCATATGGACCTCTAGTTCCTTCCAGAGTGACACTAGTAGGGATATATCTCCAGAGAAGAAGAGTGAGCTTGACCTGGGAGAGCCAGGACCACCTGGTGTAGAACCACCTCCTCAACTGTTAGATATACAGTGCAAAGAATCTCAGAAGTTGGTAGAAATCCACCTCAGAGAATCTGTTAACCAGGATAAGGAAAGCCAAGAGCTCCGTAAATCTGAGGATTGTAGAGAAAGTGAGATAGAGGCAAACACTGAACTAAAAGAAAGGGTAAAGGAGCTGTCTGAGGGGATAGTTGATGAGGGAGCAAGTACCAGCATTGGACCCCACAGCATAGATGATTCTAATTTGAACCATGGAAACAGATACATGTGGGAGGGAGAAGTAAAACAGCCCAACTTGCTAATGATTGACAAAGAGGCTGAACAGTCCAATAAATTGATGACAGGAAGTGAAACTCCAAGTAAAGTAGTGATCAAATTGAGTCCACAGGCTTGCTCTTTCACAAAGGCAAAATTAGACTCATTTTTATCAGAAGCTAGGTCTTTACTCAACCCACAAGATACACCTGTGAAAATTTCTGCCCCAGAGTTGCTTCTTCATTCCCCAGCCAGATCAGCTATGTGTTTAACAGGTAGTCCACAAGAGCAAGGAGTTTCAGTTGTTAGTGAGGAGGGGCTAGAGAATTCAGCTCCAGAATCAGCTTCTAGAACTTCTAGGTACAGAAGTCTCAAACTCAAGAGAGAAAGATCAAAAGACTTTCAAGTTAAAAAGATCTATGAGTTGGCTGTTTGGGATGAAAACAAGAAGAGGCCAGAGACCTGGGAGAGCCCAGAGAAACCAAAAGCAGAAGCACTGGAGCTACAAGATGTCCATCCAGAGTTAACAGTGACAATAGAAAGCAAGGCCCTAGAAGACTTTGAAGCTACAGACTTAAAGGTAGAGGAGCTTACTGCCCTGGGGAATCTGGGGGATATGCCTGTTGATTTCTGCACTACTCGGGTAAGCCCAGCACATAGATCCCCAACTGCCTTGTGTCAGAAAGTGTGTGAAGAAAATTCTGTATCACCTATAGGGTGTAATTCCTCCGATCCCACTGACTTCAAACCAATCCCATCTTTTTCTGGGTTTCCGTTAGATTCTCCCAAAACCTTGGTGCTTGACTTTGAGACAGAGGGTGAACGAAACTCACCTAATCCCAGGAGTGTTAGGATCCCTTCTCCTAACATTTTGAAAACTGGACTTACAGAAAATGTTGACCGTGGCTTGGGGGGCCTAGAGGGAACACACCAGGCCCTTGACCTGTTAGCAGGAGGAATGATGCCTGAGGAAGTAAAAGAATCTTCCCAATTAGACAAACAAGAGTCACTCGGATtggaattaaaaacaattaattcTGCAGGCCTTGGGCCATCTCCTTGCCTTCCAGACCTTGTTGACTTTGTCACACGGACCTCTGGAGTTCAAAAAGATAAACTGTGTTCTCCACTCTCTGAGCCAGGTGACCCTTCTAAATGTAGTTCCCTGGAGTTGGGGCCATTACAGCTAGAAATATCGAATGCATCCACCACAGAGGTGGCAATTCTGCAAGTAGATGATGACAGTGGCAACCCTCTGAATTTGGTTAAAGCTCCAGTGTCAAGGTCCCCTCCAAGGGAGCAGGTAATTGAAGACGATATGGTCCCTCAGGGAATGCCTGAACAGGAAACTACAGTTGGTGCCATCCAGGACCACACAGAATCCAGTGTTCACAACTAA